One Aegilops tauschii subsp. strangulata cultivar AL8/78 chromosome 7, Aet v6.0, whole genome shotgun sequence genomic window carries:
- the LOC109764203 gene encoding wall-associated receptor kinase 2: MTTHYYYVLAVTLLLVAAASRQKLSKAEPVTLPGCPDRCGDVSIPYPFGTKDGCFLPGFQIICNDTFHPPRAFFPYDPPNCNEDSFDALDDCLLSQLNSRKPLIMTKDNIYSLNDIEDYTMPGNMSFSPVELTGVSVADGKLQVHAPFCYDCKLNETHYSYRGEIRISFPSLSPFFMTEESTVLMAIGKYTSAGQLNGPPCEAVVTFDDAVNGKCLGRGCCQVPIPPQATSNQVTINRRSSLRITNYEDDCVYGMFVDKYWYNFTSLDLDGDVFLRKNEARGVPVVVDFVIVNHSCPQPGQPAPKGYACAGDNTMCVPLSLDQMAHGYAGYMCRCSQGYQGNPYIPNGCRDIDECKNPDLYPCYGKCHNTEGGYKCACPAGTKGDATHEHCAEMFPLPAKLGVGAIGGLFVIALVAFILLLRRQKRKMTQLYMKNGGPALEKANNIKIYRREELKPILKCANFIGKGCFGEVYKGYLDNQLVAVKKPVTDSVAHNEQFANEVIIQSQVIHKNIVRLIGCCLEVDIPMLVYEFLSKGSLDDTLHSNNKVPLDLDVRLNIAAESAEGLAYMHSKTGKRILHGDVKPANILLDDDYVPKISDFGISRMIARDKEHATSVIGDRTYMDPVYLQTGLLTEKSDVYSFGVLLLELVSRRKATYSDHNSLVRNFVDAHKTKKIPVELFDKELVEPGDLELLGSLARVAVECLNLDVDERPAMTDVAERLLMLKRSRK; this comes from the exons ATGACGACCCACTACTACTATGTGTTGGCAGTGACACTGCTGCTCGTAGCAGCGGCCAGCCGGCAAAAGCTTAGCAAGGCGGAGCCGGTGACACTGCCGGGCTGCCCCGACAGGTGCGGGGACGTGAGCATCCCGTACCCCTTTGGCACCAAGGATGGCTGCTTCCTCCCAGGCTTCCAAATTATCTGCAACGACACCTTCCATCCGCCCCGCGCCTTCTTTCCTTATGACCCTCCTAATTGCAACGAGGACTCCTTTGATGCCTTGGACGACTGCCTACTTTCGCAGCTCAACTCCAGAAAGCCGCTGATCATGACCAAGGATAACATCTACAGCTTGAACGACATAGAGGACTATACTATGCCTGGAAACATGTCCTTCTCGCCGGTCGAGCTCACCGGCGTGTCCGTCGCGGATGGGAAACTGCAGGTGCACGCTCCATTCTGCTACGACTGCAAATTGAACGAGACGCATTACTCGTATAGGGGGGAGATTAGAATATCCTTCCCGTCCTTGTCACCCTTCTTCATGACGGAGGAAAGCACCGTGTTGATGGCCATCGGGAAGTACACGAGCGCAGGTCAGCTAAATGGGCCCCCTTGCGAAGCAGTCGTGACCTTCGATGACGCTGTCAACGGGAAATGCTTGGGGCGGGGTTGCTGCCAGGTCCCCATCCCGCCGCAAGCCACCAGCAACCAAG TGACCATCAACAGACGTTCGTCACTACGCATTACAAACTACGAAGATGACTGCGTCTATGGCATGTTTGTGGACAAGTACTGGTACAACTTCACATCGCTGGACCTCGACGGCGATGTTTTCTTGCGGAAGAACGAGGCCAGAGGGGTGCCTGTTGTGGTAGACTTTGTCATCGTCAACCATTCGTGTCCACAGCCTGGCCAACCGGCCCCCAAGGGATACGCGTGCGCCGGCGACAACACCATGTGCGTCCCACTATCCTTGGACCAGATGGCCCATGGCTACGCGGGGTACATGTGCAGGTGCTCGCAAGGGTACCAAGGCAACCCATACATTCCAAATGGCTGCCGAG ACATTGATGAATGTAAGAATCCAGATTTGTATCCTTGCTACGGGAAATGCCACAACACGGAAGGAGGATACAAATGTGCTTGCCCTGCCGGAACAAAGGGCGACGCCACACATGAGCATTGCGCGGAAATGTTTCCCCTGCCAGCAAAGCTGGGCGTAG GTGCAATAGGTGGTCTTTTTGTCATAGCACTTGTCGCGTTCATTCTCCTTCTTCGTAGACAAAAGAGGAAGATGACACAACTTTATATGAAAAATGGAGGACCTGCACTAGAAAAGGCAAACAATATAAAGATTTACAGAAGGGAGGAGCTCAAGCCAATTTTGAAGTGTGCCaattttataggaaaaggctGCTTTGGTGAAGTTTACAAGGGTTATCTTGATAACCAATTAGTTGCAGTAAAGAAGCCTGTTACCGACAGTGTGGCACATAATGAGCAATTTGCAAACGAAGTCATTATTCAGTCTCAAGTCATCCACAAGAACATTGTCAGGCTCATAGGTTGTTGCCTAGAAGTTGACATCCCAATGCTAGTCTATGAGTTCCTCTCCAAAGGTAGCCTTGATGACACTCTTCACAGCAACAACAAGGTGCCTCTTGATCTCGATGTGCGTCTAAATATTGCAGCAGAATCAGCGGAAGGCCTAGCATATATGCATTCAAAAACTGGCAAAAGAATTCTGCACGGTGATGTGAAACCAGCAAACATactgttggatgatgattatgtaCCAAAAATATCTGACTTTGGTATATCAAGGATGATTGCAAGGGATAAAGAACATGCCACATCTGTCATTGGTGATAGGACTTACATGGATCCAGTGTATCTACAAACTGGATTACTGACGGAAAAGAGTGATGTCTACAGTTTTGGAGTACTACTCTTGGAACTTGTTAGCAGGAGGAAGGCCACTTATTCCGACCATAACAGCTTAGTGAGGAATTTTGTTGATGCTCACAAAACAAAGAAGATACCAGTTGAACTGTTTGACAAGGAACTTGTAGAACCGGGAGATTTGGAGCTTCTTGGTAGCCTTGCAAGGGTTGCCGTGGAATGCCTCAATCTTGATGTGGATGAAAGACCAGCAATGACAGATGTAGCAGAGCGCCTTCTCATGTTGAAGAGATCACGTAAGTAG